A stretch of Mus caroli chromosome 5, CAROLI_EIJ_v1.1, whole genome shotgun sequence DNA encodes these proteins:
- the Shh gene encoding sonic hedgehog protein isoform X1, translating into MLLLLLARCFLVILASSLLVCPGLACGPGRGFGKRRHPKKLTPLAYKQFIPNVAEKTLGASGRYEGKITRNSERFKELTPNYNPDIIFKDEENTGADRLMTQRCKDKLNALAISVMNQWPGVKLRVTEGWDEDGHHSEESLHYEGRAVDITTSDRDRSKYGMLARLAVEAGFDWVYYESKAHIHCSVKAENSVAAKSGGCFPGSATVHLEQGGTKLVKDLRPGDRVLAADDQGRLLYSDFLTFLDRDEGAKKVFYVIETLEPRERLLLTAAHLLFVAPHNDSGPTPGPSALFASRVRPGQRVYVVAERGGDRRLLPAAVHSVTLREEEAGAYAPLTAHGTILINRVLASCYAVIEEHSWAHRAFAPFRLAHALLAALAPARTDGGGGGSLPAAQSAAEVRGAEPTAGIHWYSQLLYHIGTWLLDSETMHPLGMAVKSS; encoded by the exons atgctgctgctgctgctggccagaTGTTTTCTGGTGATCCTTGCTTCCTCGCTGCTGGTGTGCCCCGGGCTGGCCTGTGGGCCCGGCAGGGGGTTTGGAAAGAGGCGGCACCCCAAAAAGCTGACCCCTTTAGCCTACAAGCAGTTTATTCCCAACGTAGCCGAGAAGACCCTAGGGGCCAGCGGCAGATATGAAGGGAAGATCACAAGAAACTCCGAACGATTTAAGGAACTCACCCCCAATTACAACCCCGACATCATATTTAAGGATGAGGAAAACACAGGAGCAGACCGGCTGATGACTCAG AGGTGCAAAGACAAGTTAAATGCTTTGGCCATCTCTGTGATGAACCAGTGGCCTGGAGTGAAGCTGCGAGTGACCGAGGGCTGGGATGAGGACGGCCATCATTCAGAGGAGTCTCTACACTATGAAGGTCGAGCAGTGGACATCACCACGTCCGACCGGGACCGCAGCAAGTACGGCATGCTGGCTCGCCTGGCTGTGGAAGCAGGTTTCGACTGGGTCTACTATGAATCCAAAGCTCACATCCACTGTTCTGTGAAAGCAG AGAACTCCGTGGCGGCCAAATCCGGCGGCTGTTTCCCGGGATCCGCCACAGTGCACCTGGAGCAGGGCGGCACCAAGCTGGTGAAGGACTTACGTCCCGGAGACCGCGTGCTGGCGGCTGACGACCAGGGCCGGCTGCTGTACAGCGACTTCCTCACCTTCCTGGACCGCGACGAAGGCGCCAAGAAGGTCTTCTACGTGATCGAGACGCTGGAGCCGCGCGAACGCCTGCTGCTCACCGCCGCGCACCTGCTCTTCGTGGCGCCGCACAACGACTCGGGGCCCACGCCCGGGCCAAGCGCGCTCTTTGCCAGCCGCGTGCGCCCGGGACAGCGCGTGTACGTGGTGGCTGAACGCGGCGGGGACCGCCGGCTGCTGCCCGCCGCGGTGCACAGCGTGACGCTGCGAGAGGAGGAGGCGGGCGCGTACGCGCCGCTCACAGCGCACGGCACCATTCTCATCAACCGGGTGCTCGCCTCGTGCTACGCTGTCATCGAGGAGCACAGCTGGGCACACCGGGCCTTCGCGCCTTTCCGCCTGGCGCACGCGCTGCTGGCCGCGCTGGCACCCGCCCGCACGGAcggcgggggcgggggcagcCTCCCTGCAGCGCAATCTGCAGCGGAAGTGAGGGGCGCGGAGCCGACTGCGGGCATCCACTGGTACTCGCAGCTGCTCTACCACATTGGCACCTGGCTGTTGGACAGCGAGACCATGCATCCCTTGGGAATGGCGGTCAAGTCCAGCTGA
- the Shh gene encoding sonic hedgehog protein isoform X2, with protein sequence MRRSLERCEERCKDKLNALAISVMNQWPGVKLRVTEGWDEDGHHSEESLHYEGRAVDITTSDRDRSKYGMLARLAVEAGFDWVYYESKAHIHCSVKAENSVAAKSGGCFPGSATVHLEQGGTKLVKDLRPGDRVLAADDQGRLLYSDFLTFLDRDEGAKKVFYVIETLEPRERLLLTAAHLLFVAPHNDSGPTPGPSALFASRVRPGQRVYVVAERGGDRRLLPAAVHSVTLREEEAGAYAPLTAHGTILINRVLASCYAVIEEHSWAHRAFAPFRLAHALLAALAPARTDGGGGGSLPAAQSAAEVRGAEPTAGIHWYSQLLYHIGTWLLDSETMHPLGMAVKSS encoded by the exons ATGAGGAGGTCCTTGGAAAGGTGTGAGGAG AGGTGCAAAGACAAGTTAAATGCTTTGGCCATCTCTGTGATGAACCAGTGGCCTGGAGTGAAGCTGCGAGTGACCGAGGGCTGGGATGAGGACGGCCATCATTCAGAGGAGTCTCTACACTATGAAGGTCGAGCAGTGGACATCACCACGTCCGACCGGGACCGCAGCAAGTACGGCATGCTGGCTCGCCTGGCTGTGGAAGCAGGTTTCGACTGGGTCTACTATGAATCCAAAGCTCACATCCACTGTTCTGTGAAAGCAG AGAACTCCGTGGCGGCCAAATCCGGCGGCTGTTTCCCGGGATCCGCCACAGTGCACCTGGAGCAGGGCGGCACCAAGCTGGTGAAGGACTTACGTCCCGGAGACCGCGTGCTGGCGGCTGACGACCAGGGCCGGCTGCTGTACAGCGACTTCCTCACCTTCCTGGACCGCGACGAAGGCGCCAAGAAGGTCTTCTACGTGATCGAGACGCTGGAGCCGCGCGAACGCCTGCTGCTCACCGCCGCGCACCTGCTCTTCGTGGCGCCGCACAACGACTCGGGGCCCACGCCCGGGCCAAGCGCGCTCTTTGCCAGCCGCGTGCGCCCGGGACAGCGCGTGTACGTGGTGGCTGAACGCGGCGGGGACCGCCGGCTGCTGCCCGCCGCGGTGCACAGCGTGACGCTGCGAGAGGAGGAGGCGGGCGCGTACGCGCCGCTCACAGCGCACGGCACCATTCTCATCAACCGGGTGCTCGCCTCGTGCTACGCTGTCATCGAGGAGCACAGCTGGGCACACCGGGCCTTCGCGCCTTTCCGCCTGGCGCACGCGCTGCTGGCCGCGCTGGCACCCGCCCGCACGGAcggcgggggcgggggcagcCTCCCTGCAGCGCAATCTGCAGCGGAAGTGAGGGGCGCGGAGCCGACTGCGGGCATCCACTGGTACTCGCAGCTGCTCTACCACATTGGCACCTGGCTGTTGGACAGCGAGACCATGCATCCCTTGGGAATGGCGGTCAAGTCCAGCTGA